Proteins encoded by one window of Novipirellula artificiosorum:
- a CDS encoding arylsulfatase, which produces MTLNLRISLLMIGLLISSALTAAATNVVFVISDDQGYGDLGCTGNPIIKTPNIDQLASESSGLSNYHVAPTCSPTRCSLLTGHWTNRTGVWHTIMGRSMLRENEVTVGQMFTDAGYETGMFGKWHLGDNYPYRPEDRGFTEVYRHGGGGIGQTPDIWDNAYFDGSYFHNGKIVPAKGFCTDVFFSQANAFIRECAEQQKPFFAYISTNAPHKPLHCPPHYFKMYDGQSESIAAFYGMITQIDDNVGKTRRLIEELGIADDTIFVFTTDNGTASGANVYNAGMRAGKGSPYEGGHRVPFFLHWPAGGITKQHDVGELTHAVDIVPTLLEMTGVTKPEGVKFDGVSIADLLDPAKEVDWPERFVISDSQRVRDPIKWRSSSVMSQKYRLINGKELYEIAVDPGQKNNIAKEHPEVVATMREFYEQWWAELKPSFSQTTEIYLGHPKHPVVSLTAHDWIQKVYPPWHQGSIRLADRKHPANEKLTHQGHWAVKVIQDGKYQISLRRWPVESGAAINASLAAGDNVPGATEAFRAVVGNAIGATHAVLRIDENDLDRKPVGKDAEQVSFVTELKKGSYRLAPVFEIEEGELGAYYVVVTSIKGP; this is translated from the coding sequence ATGACTCTAAATCTTCGCATCTCTCTGCTCATGATTGGGCTCCTCATTTCGAGTGCCCTCACCGCGGCGGCCACCAACGTGGTGTTCGTCATTTCTGACGACCAAGGCTATGGTGACCTCGGCTGCACCGGGAATCCGATTATCAAGACGCCAAATATTGATCAGTTGGCATCGGAAAGCTCTGGACTGAGCAATTACCACGTTGCCCCAACGTGTTCCCCCACGCGTTGCTCGCTGCTGACCGGTCACTGGACAAACCGCACCGGAGTCTGGCACACGATCATGGGCCGTTCGATGTTGCGAGAGAATGAAGTCACCGTCGGGCAAATGTTTACCGATGCTGGTTACGAAACCGGTATGTTTGGAAAATGGCATCTCGGTGACAACTATCCTTATCGGCCCGAGGACCGTGGCTTTACCGAGGTCTATCGGCATGGTGGCGGCGGCATTGGCCAGACTCCCGACATTTGGGACAACGCCTACTTCGACGGTTCCTATTTCCACAACGGAAAGATCGTTCCCGCGAAAGGTTTTTGCACGGACGTCTTCTTCTCGCAAGCCAACGCCTTCATCAGAGAGTGTGCGGAGCAACAGAAACCTTTCTTTGCCTACATTTCTACGAACGCTCCACACAAACCGCTGCATTGCCCACCCCATTACTTCAAAATGTATGATGGGCAGTCTGAAAGCATCGCTGCTTTCTACGGCATGATCACCCAGATCGACGACAATGTTGGTAAAACGCGTCGCTTGATCGAAGAACTGGGAATCGCGGACGATACGATTTTCGTCTTTACGACCGACAACGGAACGGCCAGCGGGGCGAACGTTTACAACGCGGGGATGAGGGCCGGCAAGGGAAGTCCTTATGAGGGGGGCCACCGTGTCCCGTTCTTTCTCCATTGGCCTGCTGGCGGAATCACCAAACAGCATGACGTCGGTGAGCTAACCCACGCTGTCGATATTGTCCCAACGCTGCTTGAGATGACCGGCGTGACGAAGCCGGAAGGGGTGAAGTTTGATGGGGTCTCGATTGCCGACCTGCTTGACCCGGCCAAGGAAGTGGATTGGCCTGAACGCTTCGTGATTAGTGATTCTCAGCGTGTTCGCGATCCGATCAAGTGGCGCAGTTCGTCGGTGATGTCGCAGAAGTATCGGCTCATCAATGGCAAGGAACTTTACGAAATCGCGGTGGACCCCGGTCAGAAGAACAATATCGCCAAAGAGCACCCGGAAGTGGTGGCGACGATGCGCGAGTTTTATGAACAGTGGTGGGCCGAGCTCAAACCGAGCTTCTCGCAGACCACCGAAATCTACCTCGGCCACCCCAAACACCCCGTCGTCAGCCTCACCGCCCACGATTGGATCCAAAAGGTCTATCCCCCATGGCATCAAGGATCCATTCGGTTGGCCGACCGGAAGCATCCGGCCAACGAAAAACTCACCCACCAAGGCCATTGGGCGGTCAAGGTGATCCAAGATGGTAAGTATCAGATCTCGCTTCGCCGCTGGCCGGTTGAGTCGGGAGCTGCGATCAATGCCTCGCTTGCTGCCGGAGACAATGTGCCGGGTGCAACCGAGGCTTTTCGTGCTGTCGTCGGGAACGCCATCGGTGCCACTCATGCGGTCCTACGAATCGACGAAAATGATCTCGACCGTAAACCCGTCGGGAAGGATGCCGAACAGGTGAGTTTCGTCACGGAGCTCAAAAAGGGCTCGTATCGACTGGCGCCGGTGTTTGAAATCGAGGAAGGGGAACTCGGCGCATATTACGTCGTCGTCACGAGCATCAAGGGGCCATGA